From a region of the Candidatus Pelagibacter sp. FZCC0015 genome:
- a CDS encoding glycosyltransferase family 9 protein: MSNILIIKHGSLGDIAQACGAIQDISENHKEDEIHLLTTKPYFDLFKKNPHISDVILDKRLSRLNLIYLYSLMKNIKKYNFSKVYDLQNSSRTAFYKKILFPKATKDTWSSTETTLPEGTTKEDFDKDSVLSRFDHQLKSSGINTNHTLKPDFSWSTTDISQIKNHHQLDKYILLFPFCSPHLTSKKWPYYNELISMINEKLDNKFKVVIAPGPGEIKEASNINALCVLDNGKALDISQLATLIKDSSFVVANDTGPAHMTAHLGSKGIALFGSHTTPFKVSIERENFKAIQAPELSKLSAEKVFEKLSEKLN, encoded by the coding sequence ATGTCTAATATTTTAATCATTAAACATGGATCTTTGGGTGATATAGCTCAAGCTTGTGGCGCAATTCAAGATATTTCTGAGAATCATAAAGAAGATGAAATTCATTTGCTCACAACTAAACCATACTTTGATTTATTTAAAAAAAATCCACATATTTCTGATGTCATTTTAGACAAGCGGTTATCAAGATTAAACCTCATTTATTTATATTCATTAATGAAAAATATAAAAAAATATAATTTTTCTAAAGTTTATGATCTACAAAACTCAAGTAGAACAGCTTTTTATAAAAAAATTTTATTTCCAAAAGCAACAAAAGATACATGGTCATCTACAGAAACCACTTTACCCGAAGGAACTACAAAAGAAGATTTTGATAAAGACTCTGTTCTATCTAGATTTGATCATCAGTTAAAATCCTCAGGCATAAATACAAATCATACTTTGAAACCTGATTTTTCATGGAGCACAACAGACATATCTCAAATAAAAAATCACCATCAATTAGATAAATACATTCTTCTCTTTCCTTTTTGTTCTCCTCATTTAACTTCAAAGAAATGGCCTTATTATAATGAGTTAATTTCTATGATTAATGAAAAGTTAGATAACAAATTTAAAGTAGTAATTGCACCTGGACCAGGTGAAATTAAAGAAGCGTCAAATATTAATGCACTTTGCGTTTTAGATAATGGCAAAGCCTTAGATATTTCTCAGTTAGCAACATTAATTAAAGATAGTTCATTTGTTGTTGCTAATGATACTGGACCAGCACATATGACAGCTCATTTAGGTTCAAAAGGAATCGCTTTATTTGGATCTCACACAACTCCTTTTAAAGTAAGTATTGAAAGGGAAAATTTTAAAGCAATACAAGCCCCCGAATTATCAAAACTTTCAGCAGAAAAAGTTTTTGAAAAATTATCGGAAAAACTTAATTAG
- a CDS encoding AbrB family transcriptional regulator produces the protein MIDEIKNIVKQSYLALLIGAIGGLFASIINMPLPWLLGPLLSNLLLSFTKIKITFSKKLLSPIFLIIGIIMGGTLNVSLLYKIHLWIFSSLSMIVYVFISTIIITFYFLKVCKFEKMNAILAALPGAFVPISAALLELKNNNNKRVLVPQATRVIFIVCMLPVIFIYQMGNAEIQGLGNQNIYNLKYFIEIVLVCFACYIFALFLKKFNIPSSTLLSGMIISGILYTLEFINARFPDIFINISFIFLGTALGSRLNGLKIKELLFYIFHGVIITIILMTLAAFASYFLEIAFGFDFLPTFLSFVPGGIHEMVIISVAYNIDPIFVSYHHFLRIILIVLLIPFIIKKFNHNE, from the coding sequence ATGATTGATGAAATTAAAAATATTGTCAAACAGAGCTATTTAGCACTTTTAATTGGCGCAATTGGAGGATTATTTGCATCTATTATCAATATGCCATTACCTTGGTTGCTAGGTCCTTTGTTATCAAATTTGCTTTTATCTTTTACAAAAATTAAAATAACTTTTTCAAAAAAACTTCTTAGTCCTATTTTTTTAATAATAGGAATTATTATGGGAGGAACCTTAAATGTTTCTTTACTTTATAAAATACATTTATGGATATTTTCATCCTTATCTATGATTGTTTATGTTTTTATCAGCACAATTATAATAACTTTTTATTTTTTAAAAGTTTGTAAATTTGAAAAAATGAATGCAATTTTAGCTGCATTACCTGGAGCTTTTGTTCCAATTTCTGCTGCATTATTAGAATTAAAAAACAATAATAACAAAAGAGTTTTGGTTCCTCAGGCTACAAGAGTAATTTTTATTGTGTGTATGCTACCTGTGATTTTTATTTATCAAATGGGTAATGCTGAAATACAAGGCTTGGGAAATCAAAACATTTATAATCTTAAATATTTTATTGAAATAGTGCTGGTGTGTTTTGCCTGCTATATTTTTGCTTTGTTTCTAAAAAAATTTAATATTCCATCCTCTACTCTATTATCAGGTATGATTATTTCAGGAATTTTGTATACGCTCGAATTTATTAACGCAAGATTTCCAGATATTTTTATTAATATATCTTTTATATTTTTGGGTACAGCTTTAGGAAGTAGATTGAATGGTTTAAAGATTAAAGAATTGTTATTTTATATTTTTCACGGAGTAATTATCACAATAATTTTAATGACCCTGGCAGCTTTTGCATCTTATTTTCTTGAAATTGCTTTTGGGTTTGATTTTTTACCAACTTTTTTAAGCTTTGTACCTGGTGGTATACATGAAATGGTTATAATAAGTGTAGCTTACAATATAGATCCTATATTTGTTAGTTATCATCATTTCTTAAGAATAATATTAATTGTACTTTTAATTCCATTTATAATAAAAAAATTTAATCATAATGAATGA
- a CDS encoding DUF6165 family protein: MNKIIVEVSVGELLDKISILEIKKEKIKDPEKLKFISNEHSILKDQLEKNVKSDDKLNKLFQDLKEINAKLWVIEDDKRDCEKNKDFGDKFIKLSRDVHFLNDDRAKIKLEMNNHTGSSIKEIKEYTSY; this comes from the coding sequence ATGAATAAAATTATAGTAGAAGTATCGGTTGGCGAGCTTTTAGACAAAATTTCAATCTTAGAAATTAAAAAGGAAAAAATCAAAGATCCTGAAAAACTAAAATTTATATCGAATGAACATTCGATTCTTAAAGATCAGTTAGAAAAAAATGTTAAATCTGACGATAAACTAAATAAACTATTCCAAGATTTAAAAGAAATTAATGCCAAGTTGTGGGTTATAGAAGATGACAAAAGAGATTGTGAAAAAAATAAAGACTTTGGCGATAAATTTATTAAATTATCAAGGGATGTTCATTTTTTGAATGATGATCGTGCAAAAATTAAATTGGAAATGAATAATCACACTGGATCAAGTATTAAAGAAATTAAAGAATATACTAGCTACTAA
- a CDS encoding S-methyl-5'-thioadenosine phosphorylase produces the protein MTTNKLAIIGGSGLYDVEEFKDRELLDLQSPWGKPSDKILKTKYNNKEVYFLPRHGRGHFVSPSNINFRANIDVLKQLGVTDIVSVSAVGSLKENLTPGKFVIVDQFIDRTFARNKTFFDDEIVAHVSMAHPTSNGLMNACEDAIKKSNIDYQRNGTYVVMEGPQFSTLAESNLYRSWKADVIGMTNMPEAKLSREAEIRYASVSMITDFDCWHPDHENVDVKQVIKVLSGNAEKAKVMIRNLIDNFEDHIDPNDPTNNCLDVAIITAPEKRTKKTVDKLKNIAGRVLNK, from the coding sequence ATGACAACAAATAAATTAGCAATAATTGGTGGAAGCGGTCTTTATGATGTTGAGGAATTCAAAGATAGAGAATTACTCGATTTACAATCACCATGGGGAAAACCATCTGATAAAATTTTAAAAACCAAATATAATAATAAAGAAGTTTATTTTTTACCAAGACACGGAAGAGGACATTTTGTTTCTCCTTCCAATATAAATTTCAGAGCAAATATAGACGTACTTAAGCAGCTAGGTGTGACTGATATTGTTTCTGTATCAGCAGTTGGCTCTCTTAAAGAAAATTTAACTCCAGGAAAATTTGTAATTGTAGATCAATTTATCGATAGGACTTTTGCAAGAAATAAAACTTTTTTTGATGATGAGATTGTTGCTCACGTATCAATGGCTCATCCAACCTCAAATGGCTTGATGAATGCATGTGAAGATGCAATTAAAAAATCAAATATAGACTATCAAAGAAACGGAACATATGTTGTTATGGAAGGGCCTCAATTTTCTACATTAGCAGAGTCTAATTTATATAGATCTTGGAAAGCAGATGTAATTGGAATGACAAATATGCCTGAGGCAAAATTATCAAGAGAGGCTGAAATTAGATATGCCTCAGTATCTATGATAACAGATTTTGATTGCTGGCATCCAGATCATGAAAATGTTGATGTTAAGCAAGTAATTAAAGTTTTGTCAGGAAACGCAGAAAAAGCAAAGGTTATGATTAGAAATTTGATTGATAATTTTGAAGATCATATTGATCCTAATGACCCAACAAACAATTGTTTAGATGTGGCAATTATCACTGCACCAGAAAAAAGAACAAAAAAGACTGTAGATAAATTAAAAAATATAGCAGGTAGAGTTTTAAATAAATGA
- a CDS encoding phytanoyl-CoA dioxygenase family protein — translation MFLSEKQINDYQNDGLIIIKNVFKNWIKPLRKGFQKVLDSPSKHGRENVTNDNGRFFEDYCNWERIEEFKDCLYNSPGAQIVAEATNSKSTQIFHDHIFIKDPGTHKETPWHQDMPYYCVDGNDTGSFWIPLDEVDHKNNLKLILGSHKWSKLIRPTKWSNNQSWYDDDTSFMDLPSLKEFEENILIPELSLGDAVLFNFKTVHGSTGNNSSKSRRAFSMRFIGDDVKYINRGGPTSPPFDGINLKTGDLMRDDWFPKVFSS, via the coding sequence ATGTTTTTATCAGAGAAACAAATTAATGATTATCAAAATGATGGTTTAATAATAATTAAAAATGTATTTAAAAATTGGATTAAGCCACTTAGAAAAGGATTTCAAAAGGTTTTAGATAGTCCAAGTAAGCATGGGAGAGAAAATGTAACTAATGATAACGGAAGATTTTTTGAGGATTATTGTAATTGGGAGAGGATAGAAGAATTCAAGGATTGTTTATATAATTCACCTGGAGCTCAAATAGTTGCAGAAGCAACTAATTCTAAATCTACTCAAATTTTTCATGATCATATTTTTATTAAGGATCCAGGTACTCATAAAGAAACACCATGGCATCAAGATATGCCTTATTATTGTGTTGATGGTAACGATACTGGAAGTTTTTGGATACCATTAGATGAGGTTGATCATAAAAATAATCTTAAATTAATTTTAGGTTCACACAAATGGTCAAAGTTAATTAGACCCACAAAATGGTCAAATAACCAATCTTGGTATGATGATGATACTTCTTTCATGGATTTACCATCATTAAAAGAATTTGAAGAAAACATTTTAATCCCAGAATTAAGTTTGGGAGATGCTGTTTTGTTTAACTTTAAAACTGTACATGGTTCAACAGGAAATAATTCCTCTAAATCACGAAGAGCATTTTCGATGCGATTTATAGGAGATGATGTAAAATATATTAATAGAGGAGGGCCAACATCACCTCCATTTGATGGAATTAATTTAAAAACGGGAGATTTGATGAGAGATGATTGGTTCCCTAAAGTTTTTAGTAGCTAG
- a CDS encoding transporter substrate-binding domain-containing protein, with product MNIFKKTILTVLASLFIIGNVSAEKIKIGTEGAYPPWNSKDASGNLIGFEVELAQELCTIMKYECTIVEQDWDGMIPALVMRKFDAIMAGMSITAERQKTITFSQGYADEVASLAVMKGSSLEGMDTPEGINLSLGGSDVKKALKTLTGALAGKTVCTQTGTIHQNFLESGDVGSVNVRTYKTQDEVNLDLTSGRCDVALAAAVAFTDYADKSGKPVVLVGPTFSGGAFGNGVGVGIRQASDSAIGKRDAKILKDFNKAIDKARKQGIISKLAIKHFGFDASM from the coding sequence ATGAATATATTCAAAAAAACTATTTTAACAGTTCTTGCTTCTTTATTTATCATTGGGAATGTTTCTGCTGAAAAAATAAAAATTGGAACTGAAGGCGCTTACCCTCCATGGAATTCAAAAGATGCATCAGGTAATCTTATTGGTTTTGAGGTAGAGCTTGCCCAAGAACTTTGCACAATTATGAAGTATGAGTGCACAATTGTTGAACAAGATTGGGATGGTATGATTCCAGCTCTAGTAATGAGAAAATTTGATGCAATAATGGCTGGAATGTCTATTACTGCTGAAAGACAAAAAACAATTACTTTTTCACAAGGTTATGCTGATGAAGTAGCTTCTCTTGCAGTAATGAAAGGTTCAAGTTTAGAGGGTATGGATACACCAGAAGGTATTAATTTATCATTGGGTGGATCTGATGTTAAAAAAGCTCTTAAAACATTAACAGGAGCACTTGCTGGTAAAACTGTTTGTACTCAAACAGGAACAATTCACCAAAACTTTTTAGAGTCTGGTGATGTAGGAAGTGTAAATGTTAGAACTTATAAAACTCAAGATGAAGTTAACCTAGATCTTACTTCTGGAAGATGTGACGTTGCTTTAGCCGCAGCAGTAGCATTTACTGATTATGCAGATAAATCTGGTAAACCTGTTGTATTAGTTGGACCAACTTTTTCAGGTGGTGCATTTGGTAATGGTGTAGGTGTTGGTATTAGACAAGCTAGCGATAGTGCTATTGGAAAAAGAGATGCCAAAATCTTAAAAGACTTTAACAAAGCAATTGATAAAGCTAGAAAACAAGGAATTATTAGCAAACTTGCTATTAAGCACTTTGGTTTCGACGCTTCTATGTAA
- a CDS encoding 2-methylaconitate cis-trans isomerase PrpF family protein — translation MNDQVKIPCMFIRGGTSRGPYFLKSDLPSDINKRDKILLAAMGSPDLRQIDGLGGAEPVKSKVAIIDKSSEEGIDIDYYFAQVKIDKPIVDTKPSCGNILVGVGPYAIEKGLVEAKNGETSVIVRDKNTGMKIEQIVQTPNKQVQYDGNFKIDGVPTPGSPIKLKFLDIIGSQTNKLFPSGNKIDEIDKIKFTLIDCAVPMVIFKATDLGLKGSESFEQLNENKTLIEKMNTIRIKIAKKVGLGDVTNSVLPKTAIVIKPDKADIKSRYFMPWDCHPAYAVTGSMALLGACKSRDTICSEFYDNYSESGEFEIEHPSGKLKLNFNIVYENENIRDINVISTRNARLIMSGDVYIKKSLID, via the coding sequence ATGAATGATCAAGTTAAAATTCCATGTATGTTTATTAGAGGTGGTACTTCTAGAGGTCCTTATTTTTTAAAAAGTGATCTCCCTAGTGACATAAACAAAAGAGATAAAATTTTACTAGCAGCTATGGGCTCACCAGATCTAAGGCAAATTGATGGACTAGGAGGAGCTGAGCCTGTTAAAAGTAAAGTTGCAATTATAGATAAATCTTCTGAAGAAGGTATTGATATAGATTATTATTTTGCCCAAGTAAAAATAGATAAACCTATAGTCGATACCAAACCTTCTTGTGGAAATATTCTTGTGGGAGTTGGTCCTTATGCAATTGAAAAGGGATTGGTTGAGGCAAAAAATGGTGAAACATCAGTTATTGTTAGAGATAAAAATACAGGCATGAAAATTGAACAAATTGTTCAAACACCAAATAAACAAGTCCAATATGATGGAAATTTCAAAATTGATGGTGTTCCTACACCAGGATCACCAATTAAACTTAAGTTTTTAGATATAATAGGTTCACAAACAAATAAACTTTTTCCATCAGGAAATAAAATTGATGAAATAGATAAAATTAAATTTACTCTTATTGATTGCGCAGTTCCAATGGTTATTTTTAAGGCTACAGATTTAGGTTTAAAAGGATCAGAGAGTTTCGAACAGTTAAATGAAAACAAAACACTTATTGAAAAAATGAATACAATAAGGATTAAAATTGCAAAAAAAGTAGGATTAGGAGATGTAACTAATTCTGTTTTACCTAAAACTGCAATTGTTATTAAGCCTGATAAAGCAGACATCAAATCAAGATACTTTATGCCATGGGATTGCCACCCTGCTTATGCAGTAACCGGCTCTATGGCTTTGTTGGGTGCTTGTAAATCTAGAGATACAATTTGTTCTGAATTCTATGATAATTATTCTGAGAGTGGTGAATTCGAAATCGAACATCCATCAGGAAAACTCAAACTTAATTTCAATATAGTTTATGAGAATGAAAATATTAGAGATATTAATGTAATTTCTACAAGAAATGCGAGATTAATAATGTCTGGTGATGTTTACATTAAAAAAAGTTTAATAGACTAA
- a CDS encoding ABC transporter permease — MDFDLMITSFPKLLGATLVTLKLLSASLFFGLFLGLFFAILRLNKNIFINKFAYGYSYIFRGTPLLVQIFIIYFGLGQIEYLRTTFLWIILKEPYWCAIIAFTLNTGAYTSEILRSAFQTIKPGIIEAGKSLGISNKIIFYKIQIPIAIRQSLPAYGNEIILMMKGTSLASTVTLMDLTGVAKYIISTTFKPIEVFIVAGGIYLFMTFIIHNVIKYLEKKYSFQQ; from the coding sequence ATGGATTTTGATTTAATGATAACTAGTTTTCCTAAACTTTTAGGAGCAACGCTAGTTACTTTAAAATTATTATCCGCATCATTATTTTTTGGATTATTCCTAGGTCTTTTCTTTGCAATTTTAAGATTAAATAAAAATATATTTATTAATAAATTTGCCTATGGCTATTCATATATATTTAGAGGAACACCATTACTGGTCCAAATTTTTATAATTTATTTTGGATTAGGACAAATCGAATATTTAAGAACAACATTTCTATGGATAATTTTAAAAGAACCTTATTGGTGTGCAATAATAGCATTTACTTTAAATACTGGCGCATATACCTCTGAAATTTTAAGATCTGCATTTCAAACTATAAAACCAGGTATAATTGAGGCCGGAAAAAGCTTAGGAATATCAAACAAAATAATCTTTTATAAAATTCAAATTCCAATTGCCATTAGACAGTCATTACCTGCTTACGGAAATGAAATCATATTGATGATGAAAGGAACTTCTTTAGCAAGCACAGTAACTTTAATGGATTTAACTGGTGTTGCTAAATATATAATTTCAACAACTTTTAAACCAATCGAAGTATTTATTGTTGCTGGTGGAATTTATTTGTTCATGACTTTTATCATTCATAATGTGATTAAATATTTAGAGAAAAAATACAGCTTTCAACAATAA
- a CDS encoding ABC transporter permease, with protein sequence MELLAFGKTGWGDELFYATLMTIAVSITAMLVGFFFALIFTPLKLSKYKTLNLVGNFYTTVIRGVPELLVIYLFFFGGSGAIMYVASIFGYYEYIEINAFITGSMAIGIISGAYSTEVFRGAIQSIDKGQFEAAKVLGINKFGQFYKIILPQMLRLAIPNLSNVWQITLKDTSLISVTGLVEIMRQSYIAAGSTRDPLFFYSFAAVLYLLLTYVSMKLINKLEVKYSRGY encoded by the coding sequence ATGGAACTTCTCGCATTTGGTAAAACAGGTTGGGGTGATGAATTATTTTACGCAACCTTGATGACAATAGCTGTATCAATTACAGCAATGCTAGTTGGTTTCTTTTTTGCATTAATTTTTACACCTTTAAAACTTTCAAAATATAAAACTTTAAATTTAGTTGGTAATTTTTATACCACAGTTATTCGTGGAGTTCCTGAACTACTGGTCATATACCTTTTCTTCTTTGGAGGAAGTGGCGCCATTATGTATGTAGCTTCTATTTTTGGTTATTATGAATACATAGAAATTAATGCCTTTATTACTGGTTCGATGGCTATTGGTATTATTTCTGGAGCTTATTCAACAGAAGTATTTAGAGGAGCTATACAATCTATAGACAAAGGTCAATTTGAAGCTGCAAAGGTTCTTGGAATAAATAAGTTTGGTCAATTTTATAAAATAATTTTACCTCAAATGTTAAGATTAGCTATTCCAAATCTAAGTAATGTTTGGCAAATAACATTAAAAGATACATCTCTTATTTCAGTAACAGGATTAGTAGAAATAATGAGACAGTCTTATATTGCAGCAGGATCTACTAGAGATCCACTATTCTTCTATTCATTTGCAGCAGTTTTATATCTACTGCTTACTTACGTGAGTATGAAATTAATTAATAAATTAGAAGTTAAGTATAGCAGGGGTTATTAA
- a CDS encoding class II aldolase/adducin family protein: MKNLKERQEVIEYSIKLNTTNLSPLRSGNISVRGIEDGIEGFFITPSGKKYESLKPEDIVFLSLTEEKDFLSWFNSGKNPSSEWRFHQDIYKNKWEAKAIVHAHSPHATAVSTHGKSIPPFHYMIALAGGEDIRCSEYATFGTHELSVNMIKALKDRKACLMANHGQVAFGENLSKAFELAQEVENICHQYIIALKMGEPKNLSLAEMKKILEKVKNYKSS, encoded by the coding sequence ATGAAAAATTTAAAAGAAAGACAAGAGGTAATTGAGTATTCAATTAAACTGAATACAACTAACTTATCTCCTTTAAGATCAGGAAATATTTCTGTGAGAGGAATTGAAGATGGTATTGAGGGTTTTTTTATAACTCCATCTGGGAAGAAGTATGAGTCTTTAAAACCAGAAGATATTGTTTTTTTATCTTTAACCGAGGAAAAAGACTTCTTATCTTGGTTTAATTCTGGAAAAAACCCATCATCAGAATGGCGTTTTCACCAAGATATTTATAAAAACAAGTGGGAGGCAAAAGCAATAGTCCATGCTCATTCACCTCATGCTACAGCAGTGTCTACTCATGGAAAATCTATTCCACCATTTCATTACATGATTGCTCTTGCGGGCGGTGAAGATATTAGATGCTCTGAATATGCAACTTTTGGTACCCATGAACTTTCAGTGAATATGATTAAAGCTTTAAAAGATAGAAAGGCATGTCTTATGGCGAACCATGGACAGGTTGCATTTGGAGAAAATTTATCTAAAGCTTTCGAGCTTGCTCAAGAGGTAGAAAATATTTGCCATCAATATATTATTGCTTTAAAGATGGGTGAACCTAAGAATCTTTCATTAGCTGAAATGAAAAAAATCTTAGAAAAAGTTAAAAATTATAAAAGTAGTTAG
- the speD gene encoding adenosylmethionine decarboxylase — protein MTKVGEHITLDIIGTTKEYDPSVFEKVIHDIAKAAKVTILNISKYKFEPQGFTILALLAESHISFHTFPEKGIISFDFFTCGKVSPSVAIDIIKKEFEHKRIVKKEFNRDTKSLYHDIYSSPGLQKSYVVNDVLEDFKSKVGQHIEILDLEQFGKSLFIDGEIQVAATDEHLYSSTFVGSGLNLNKDNERAAIIGGGDGGVARECISKNFNFIDWYELDPEVVDVCNKHLGDIGKKATEKNSVKCVWGDAFESIKSVSDDTYDHIFVDLNDDQFCIDLAAKNMDSLVRILKPKGVITAQVGSQDKKPQQVENWLNVFNQNFGNAKLSRVYIPSFDCSWNFSSSINH, from the coding sequence ATGACTAAAGTTGGGGAGCATATTACTCTAGACATCATTGGAACAACTAAAGAGTATGATCCATCTGTATTTGAAAAAGTAATTCATGATATTGCAAAAGCTGCAAAAGTAACAATTTTAAATATTTCAAAATATAAATTTGAACCACAAGGTTTTACAATTTTAGCATTATTAGCTGAAAGTCACATTAGCTTTCATACATTTCCAGAAAAAGGAATTATTAGCTTTGATTTTTTTACTTGTGGCAAAGTAAGTCCATCAGTTGCAATTGATATAATAAAAAAAGAATTTGAACACAAAAGAATAGTTAAAAAAGAATTTAATAGAGACACAAAATCTCTTTATCATGACATCTATAGCTCACCAGGCTTACAAAAATCATATGTAGTAAATGATGTTTTAGAAGATTTTAAATCTAAAGTAGGTCAACATATTGAGATTTTAGATTTAGAACAATTTGGTAAGTCTTTATTTATAGACGGTGAGATACAAGTTGCCGCTACTGACGAACATTTATATAGCTCTACTTTCGTTGGTTCTGGTTTAAATTTAAACAAAGATAACGAAAGAGCTGCAATTATAGGTGGTGGAGATGGAGGAGTTGCAAGAGAATGTATCTCAAAAAATTTTAACTTTATTGATTGGTACGAGCTTGATCCTGAAGTTGTAGATGTTTGCAATAAACACCTTGGAGATATTGGAAAAAAAGCAACAGAAAAAAATTCAGTGAAATGTGTATGGGGTGATGCTTTTGAAAGCATTAAATCAGTAAGTGATGATACTTACGATCATATATTTGTAGATCTAAATGATGATCAATTTTGTATAGATTTAGCTGCAAAAAATATGGACTCGTTAGTCAGAATATTAAAACCAAAGGGAGTTATTACGGCTCAAGTAGGAAGCCAGGATAAAAAACCACAGCAGGTTGAAAATTGGTTAAATGTTTTTAATCAAAACTTTGGTAATGCAAAATTATCAAGAGTTTACATACCTAGTTTTGATTGCTCTTGGAATTTTTCTTCATCAATTAATCATTAA
- the mtnA gene encoding S-methyl-5-thioribose-1-phosphate isomerase, whose protein sequence is MRIKGKEYRTIWFENNVVKIIDQTKLPHQFVIKELKTIKDAINAIKIMEVRGAPLIGGTAAYGIALAVQENNDTEFIKKSAKELIQSRPTAINLKWAVDRMIKKLTGINSDQLLSIALNEAKEICDEDEKFCENIGINGLKVIEEIYNKKKDTVNILTHCNAGWLATINWGTATSPIYHAHKKGIPVHVWVDETRPRNQGANLTSYELNEEEIPNTIIADNTGGILMQRGEVDICIVGTDRTLSNGDVCNKIGTYLKALAAHDNNVPFYVALPSSTIDWDIKDAKDIPIEERNSEELSHVEGIDENNEIKKVLIYPTKSKAMNLAFDVTPAKYVTGLITERGISEASFDGLSKLFK, encoded by the coding sequence ATGAGAATAAAAGGAAAGGAGTATAGAACTATATGGTTTGAAAATAATGTTGTTAAGATTATTGATCAAACAAAACTTCCTCACCAATTTGTAATTAAAGAACTAAAGACAATAAAAGATGCAATTAACGCAATTAAAATAATGGAGGTAAGAGGCGCACCTCTAATTGGCGGTACAGCTGCTTATGGTATAGCTTTGGCAGTTCAAGAAAATAATGATACAGAATTTATAAAAAAAAGTGCAAAAGAATTAATTCAATCAAGACCTACTGCTATTAATCTAAAGTGGGCTGTAGACCGAATGATAAAAAAATTAACAGGAATTAACAGTGATCAACTATTAAGTATTGCTTTAAATGAGGCAAAAGAAATATGTGATGAAGATGAAAAATTTTGTGAAAATATTGGTATTAATGGATTAAAAGTAATTGAAGAAATTTATAATAAAAAGAAAGACACAGTAAACATATTAACACATTGTAATGCAGGTTGGTTAGCAACTATTAATTGGGGAACAGCAACTTCGCCAATTTACCATGCTCATAAAAAAGGAATACCAGTTCATGTATGGGTAGATGAAACAAGACCAAGAAATCAAGGCGCAAACTTAACATCATACGAATTAAACGAAGAGGAAATTCCAAACACAATTATTGCTGATAATACAGGGGGTATTTTAATGCAGAGAGGTGAAGTTGATATTTGCATTGTAGGTACTGATAGGACTTTATCCAATGGAGACGTTTGTAATAAAATTGGAACTTATCTTAAAGCATTAGCTGCTCATGATAATAACGTTCCTTTTTATGTGGCTCTTCCAAGCTCAACAATTGATTGGGATATCAAAGATGCAAAAGATATTCCCATTGAAGAAAGAAATTCAGAGGAATTATCTCATGTTGAAGGTATAGATGAGAATAATGAAATTAAAAAAGTTTTAATCTACCCTACTAAAAGTAAAGCTATGAATTTAGCTTTTGATGTTACGCCTGCAAAATATGTAACAGGATTAATTACTGAAAGAGGGATTTCAGAAGCTTCTTTCGATGGATTAAGCAAATTATTTAAATGA